The following is a genomic window from Sphingobacterium spiritivorum.
ATATACCAATCAGTCCGGGCTCAGCAAGAGGATTGCGGAAGATACCTTGAATAGCAGCTCCCGAGATCCCAAGTGCTGCACCTACCAACACACCCATTAAAACACGCGGCAGGCGCACTATAAACAACACATCACCGTATATATCATCTACTGCAACGGAAGAAGCCAGCCCTATCTTCTGTCCCAGCAAGATCAGCACATCCCGTACAGGAATATAAAATGCTCCCATTCCCATAGCGACAATCATGGCCACAGGTAGAATAATAATAAGACTGATACTAATAATTTTTTCTTTCATCGGTATTTTACAAAGAAGCCACAATAGCTTTATTCAACTGTGCTACAGCTTCAGGTAAGCGTGTACTGAAATTGATCAGTAAAGGACCATTCATCTGGATTATTCTTTTATTTTTTCCGGCTTCCGTCACCCGCATTCCCGGCATCTTCAGCACTGCATCCTTTCCCCCCAGACTGCTTACCCCAAAATCAAACATCAGAATAATGTCCGGATTCGCTTTCACCAATGATTCAGTTGTATAAGGTTTGAAATCAGCAAATTCCTGAACCGCATTACGTGCGCCGGACAATTCGATAATCGCATCCAGGCTGCTCCCCTTACCCGCCACACTCATCGTACCGGTACCTCTTGCATACACAAACAATACTTTGGGTTTACGTCCTTTCAGATTCTTCTGAGCTGCTGCCTGTGCTTCAGCCATATCTTTACTAAGCTTGCTGGCCAGCGTCTTACCTTTATTACTATCACCTAAAGCCTGGGCGACAGCCTGGACATAGTTCATTGCACCTTTGGCAGAATAAATCTGTTTGATCGTTACGAAGCGTATACCAGCAGATTTTAGCTGACGTATAATTCCTGCACTTACATCACCTTCTGCTGCCAAAATCAGATCCGGTTGATAGGCTATAAGTACTTCAGCACTTACAGAGCGGTTCTTACTTACTTTTGGCAAAGCTCCTGCTGCAGCCGGAGATACACTTGTCACATCAGTGGCTACGACAGTACTGCCGTATCCTAAAGCATATACCGTCTCAGTCAGCGCACTGCTTAATGTAATGATACGTTTTGGCAGTCCGTATACAGATGAGCATATACAGCTAAAAAGAAGAAAGCAACTCAGTAATTTGTGTATAAAAGTCATTTGTTTCCGATTACAATGTGTCCGTTTATTTTACAAAACAATCAATAATTAGTCTAAATAAAAATTTTACATTTTATAAACATCTTCTGTTTTTGTTAACACAAATACACTAACAGATTGATTTAATGCCTATTATGATTAACCTAGCAATAGTTTACACTCAAATAAATATCACTTTACATATAATATTTAGCAGATTTAATACAGGTTTTCTCGATGACAATGACTTGTTTTGCAATATTATTTAGATTGATTAAAAATAAAAATAGTGAATCAAATCGTTTTTTGTATCAAAAACATTATCTGTATACTTTTTTTTACGGTTATGCATCAGCTTGTCTACAGCCAGCAAAAGCTTCATATCAACGGATATGTAGCGGATGCCGACGGACAGCTTATTCCCAATGCAACTGTAACACTGCTGCCGGATAATAAAGTAGTAATGACAGATGAAAAAGGACGATTCAGTTTTGCGGAATTATATGAAGGAACCTACAAAATCCGCATATCCTGTGTAGGCTATAAGGCTTTAGAGAAGGAACTTGATCTGGAGAGAAGGAGTCTTCAGCAACTAAAACTCATCATTGAAGCCGATGAAACCAGTTTACGTGAAGTGGCAATCGAACAACGCATACCCAGCGTAGATAATCTGCTGCGGGCGGAACAGGCAGCCATGCCGGTGACGGTGATCACACGCAGGCAAATTGAACTTATGGGGAGCCGACGCCTGGATGAGGTCATGAAGGAACAGACCGGAGTGGCAGTCGTAAATGATATATCAGGCGGATCCCGTGCCGTAGGCGTACAAATGCAAGGATTCAGCAGCAATTATGTAATGGTGCTGATCGATGGACAACCTATGCTGGGTCGCAATAACGGAAATTTCGATCTTTCCAGAATATCTGTAACTAATATTGAACGTATAGAAATCATCAAGGGAGCTTCTTCCTGTCTGTATGGAAGTGATGCTCTTGGCGGAGCGATCAATATCATTACGCGACACGGAGCATTAGCTCCTCAGGCCAACGCATCCATTCTTTACGGAAGCCTCAATATCGTAGATGCTACCCTTGAAGCTGAAGCACCATTTGCTTCCCAAAGAGGATCTGTAGTGGTATCTGGCAACTATTATCGGACAGATGGCTTTAACAGCAACAGCTATATGAAAGATGGCACGACGCTGCCACCCTATTCCAATTATAGTTTCCAGGGGCGTACGCGCTACCGCCTTACCAAAAAAGGGACGGTAGGATTCACGGCACGATATGCCGAACGGCATTCCACGATGATCAACGACTGGTCAGATGATCTGGTGAATAAAGACAATCAGACAGACCGGGATCTCAACCTAGCCGCCAGCTATGATCATCAGTTTGAAAACGGATTCCGCAGTATGACCAGATATTACTATACCCGGTATGAAACACAGATGGATGCCGAGTGGGTAAAACAAAGTGCATTGATAAGTGCACAAAAGTTCGGACAGCAGATACACCGCATTGAGCAACAATTTGCTTACTCCCCGGTATCATCCGTCAAACTGACAGGAGGATTAGGCGGAAGCCTCGAACTCATGGACAACAAAGAATTGAGTGAAGAACGATCGCTCAACACTGCATTCGGATACATACAGGCCGAATGGAAAACATCGGACAAGCTCAATACACTGGCCGGTATACGCTATGATCGCACAAATGTATACGGCGGAAAAGCAAGTCCGAGTTTTGGTTTGCAATACAACCTGTCAACCAACCTGTTATGGAAAGCCGGAATCGGTGCAGGTTTCAAATCTCCGGATTACAAAATGAGGTATCAGGCATTCTTTAATCCGGCAGCCAACTACCTGGTATTAGGAACAGATGTACTGAAAGAAACCTTGCAGGCAATGGAAAATGCGGGTGAATTAAGCTATAAAAACAGCTATGTAGTCAATAAAATCGCCAACAATCTGCAGGCAGAAAAAAGTATGTCGTTCAACACAGGTATAGTGTGGCAACCTCAGAAACGTTTCAAAGCAGAAATGTCGGTGTTCTATCATCGTATCGACAATCAGATAAACAATGTGCTGGTAGGTTCAGGAACCACCATTGGTCAGATATACACCTACCGCAATCTGCCCAAGGCTGTTAATAAAGGCTTAGAACTGACGCTGACAACACAATTGCTGTCTGACCTGGAACTTTCTGCAGGCTATCAATACCTGATCGCCAAAGATCTGAGTGTATTGGACAGCATTCGTTCGGGAAAGTGGCCGTTCAATCAGACCATTAACAATCCTGTAACGGGGGAATCGACGCCGGTTACAACCAAAAGTTACTGGGGAATCGAAGACCGATCACGCCATATGCTCAATCTCAAAGCATTATATGTGTACAGACCACTGGATCTGAGTTTCAATGTAAGAGCCAATATCCGTGGTAAATATCCCTTCCAGGAAATAAATGGCAACCAGTTTATTGACAAATTTGATGCTTTTGTACCGGAACATGTGCTGCTCAATATCACAATAGAGAAAAAACTATGGAACGACCGACTATCGTTACGGGTCATAGGCGACAATATATTAAACTTTACCCATCAGTATATGCCGGGGCAACCCGGAAGAGTCATCCTAGGAGGTGTCGGTTATCGATGGTTTAAAGAATAAAACAAATCATACACAGCTATAATACAAATTATGATGAAATATCTGAATATACTAAACCCAAAAATACACATGGAAGATAAAAATCTTATTATGAATGAATTGTACCCTCTACATTGGTTCAGAAAAATAGGGTTTGGGCTGTTAAGTCTGCTTTTCATTCTGAGCACTTCATGCAGCAAGAATGAAGATGATCCCCGTCCATCATTGGAAGACGGCAAGAGCACGGTCGTATATGATCTGCCTGGAGATACGGAGGCATCCATGGCCGGCAATGTGGATGGAAAGGAGAAAAGAGACTTCTATACCTTCCTTTTCAGGTTTCGCGACAAACGGCAGATCTGGATCAAAACGAAGGCAGATTCTCTGCAATGGCTCAAATCCAAAGACTGGGATCTCGCTTTTACAGGTCCGTACAATTCAGAAATATATGTCAACAATGCCAATTACGAGTACAATCCGGGATTCGGAGGACAGGCATCCAATACAGCTGTTGTCTTGGTTGATCAGGCATATGAGAATGTAACTGCCGCTCCCGACGATGCAACCTTCAGCAAAAGTGAAGTCAATAAGATCGGATGGGCTTCTTCACAGGGATCTTACGGTTGGTTTCGATATAGTCTGGATACTCATATTATGCAGGCTTTGCCCAATCGTACCTATATTTTACGCCTGCCTGATGGAAAATATGCCAAGCTGCAACTCATTAATGCGTATAAAGGTAATCCTCCGGCAGTCACTAATCTAAACTGGCCGGCCCCTTATTATACATTCCGCTATTTTGTTCAGCAAGACGGAAGTAAAAACCTGACTACGAGATAATAAAAAGAGAAAATTGAAATCCGAATCTTATACAGGAAACCGAATTTCATACATTAAATAGCGGTTTTAATAGCATCACCTATTAAAAATACCTTTATCTTAGTATCATTATTTAGAATTAATTTAAATAAAAATAACAGTTATTATTAACACATGAAAAGTACAACCATCAACTCTTGCATCATGACGATCCAAAAGACCGTGTGGCTACCCATACTGGTAGGCTTTATATTTATCGGCTGCAGCAAGAGTGATACCCCACAACCTGATCCGGAACCAGAACCGCCTACTGCAGAGAGTATGTTTAACACCATCATTACAGTCAAAAACTTCGGGGAAGCCTTGCCACAGGGAAGTGAACCAACTACCAAACAATCTCCTATATATTTTAGCCTGGAAAGTAAACAAGGAATCAATCCGGACTACAAACAGACCTCCAGATGGGATCTTTCATTTGATGACATATACCGAAGTTTCCTGAATTGCAATACTCCCTTAAGGGGTGGAACCGGTAAAGGCGGAATTCTTATTGTCAAACAGAAGTTTGAAGATGTAACGGATGTTCCGGCTGATAATCTTTTCCGTACAGGCGAAAAATCTTACGGTACGGATGACTCCGGTGCTTTTGGAGAAGGTCTGGGCTGGTATCTGTATGATTTCGGAGGAACGATCAAAGGAGGTTCAGATCCGCGTAAAGCCCATGTATGCTATCCGATTGAAGGACACACAATCATTGTCCGGACAGCGAATGGTAACTATGCAAAAGTCAGGATACAAAGTATTTACAAAGATCTGCTAGACCCTAAAGATTGGTATAAAGATTCCCCTACACCTTATTTTACCTTCCAGTATGTATTGGTAAAAGCAGGAAGTAAAACATTTGAAATCAAAAAATAATAACCCTAGTCTTATCCGAATCCAGATGTTTAGTACACAAACACGAATCAAAAACATGAATAAAGTATATACATTGCTATGCGCATTGTTTTGCCTGGCGGTGACCTTCAGCTCCTGCACCAAGACAGAAGAACTAACCCCGCTGCCGGAAGATAAAATGCTGGAATATAAAGTGGTCAACCTTACAGACGATCAGGTTATCTACGGTGCTATTGACAATCAGAAAAATACAATTACGGTGTATCTTCCCTTCTACTATGGACTCTCCGTAATCGATCCGGAGATTAAACTTTCTAACGGAGCCAAATTAAAAGAAGAAATTCTTCCTGTTCAGGTAGAAGCTACAGGCACAACCTATACCGTCACCGCTGCGAATGGAATCTCCAGAACATATACTTTACATATAGTTCTTCAAAGTACACCTTCGCTGGCTGTATCCTGGCAGACTCCGCTTGCTCTTAGTCAATCTCCGGGAAAAACTATGCCCGCCATCCTCGGTAATTTTGCACACAGCAATGCCAGACTCGTTAAGGTTACCCTGATCAACCAGGAAAATCAGAAGCGTTACAGTATGGGAGTTAACAGTGCTTCTATAATGACTAGTGGGAACGACACCTATATTCTGCGCTTTAACGGCACAGAATATATAGACAGAATTCCTGCAGACATTACCAATGGCACGTACAAAGTCGAGGTACAAAGTCTGGGACATACCTCTGTTATCGCAGAACCTCTGACCATTACCTATGTACAGCCGGATGTCTATCTTCCAAAGTCTTCTATAGATCTTAAGAAAACAGATGAATGGGAAATTGTTCCCCAGTCCAACACTGTATTTCTGGGACTGCAAAAGGTTACGGCCACCGTCAATGGAAAGGACTATGTACTGCCTGTCAAATCATGGAGCAGAACCGCGTTAAAGGTTGGTTTTCCAACAGATTTTCCGGGAGGAAATTTGCCAGCTGTAACCGTCAGATTTGACTTCGAAGGATGGAAGTCCGTGACATTGAGTGCCTGGTTAAATATTACAACATAAGCATCCACAAGCCCATTGGGCATATATATCTTAAATATTATAACTTTTAAAAACACAAAAAAATGACAACAGTAAAATCATTCTTTAAAACGGCCTTAGCCATCGCTGCTTTGGCAACACTTACCGTATCTTGTAACAAAGACAATGAAAAAGTAACTCCCTTACAGTTAAATAAAACGCAGGCAAACTCTTCTCTATATGTTATCGATGGCCAATGGTGGTCACCAATGAATGCTGCTAACTGGCCGAATATCTATGTAGATATATCCGGAACAGGAGCACAAAGTCTGGATGATCTGGATCCGCATCAAATTGTTTTGGGTAGCCACGTAAACGGTAACATTTCTGCAGGAGCTGGATACTCAATCAAATTTATCGATAAAGACTATAGCACAGTAGTGGCTACAGACTGGGATTCTACAAATGCAGTTTCAGTGACCACACTTGGTCGCGAAACAGCCAGTACTCCTCCATACGGATGGTACAGATACAATACTACAACGCGTGCTAACGAAGCTATCGCAGGTCGTACTATTTTAGTAAGAAACACTGCCGGAACTATTACTTATGCTGTGAAACTAATTGAATTCACTAACGTAAGCCAAACAGGTTCAGGAGCAGGTCTTCAGGTTAAAGCTGATGCAAACATTGCATTCAAAACCTTATAAAATTTAATCAAAATGGATTGTCGGTAAGTGGATGTGCCGACAGTCCGTTTTAAATAACACATCCGCATACACTTTTATTTGTAAGCGCTATGCAACTTATTACCCAAATACAAAAACCTTATAATTTTTTACTCCTACTATCTGCGCTTTTTGCGTTTCTGTTATCTTCATGTTCCAAGGAATATGTAGATTTCCCGTACAATGAGATCGAGAGCTTTGAAGTGAAAGATGCCAGCGGCAATACACTTTCAGCCAGTATCGTCAACAATGAAATCATCCTGTATTGGCCACCCTATCAGGAAGAACCCACCAAATTGACACCAACTATTGTCGTATCCGATCGTGCCAGTATCAGTCCGACCTCAGGAACCGCTATCAGCATCAAAACAGATGAACCTACTCAGTATACGGTGAAAGCGCAGGACGGAACGACAAAAAAGTATACACTCAAACTACAGATCAATCAGCCAATGATAAGTGCCAGATTATCGCTGTCTGCTGATTTGGTATATAATATCGGATCATCACCAACAATCGGACTGAGTACCCAACATATTCTGACAGATAAGGCTAAAACAAATGCTTTTCTGATTGATGAAAGTAATAAAGAAACCCAATTAACAATTAAGACATTAGAAGCAAATGGTATCAGTGTAGTCGTACCGGCAGAACCTAACACCGGTAACTATCGTATCAAGATTATTTCAGGAATACGTTCGGTGATAACAGAAACATTCAAAATAGCACCTCCCGCATTCGGTGCAATAGTAACCAATGATATGGTGACGCGTAATATCAAACGAGGCGAGAAAATGTTACTTGATTACAATGTAAGTGCTTTTAAAAAATATTACAGTAATACAGTAGGCTCCTTCAAATTAATTGATTTGGGACGGATAGAACACATTATCACAGAAGTGAATTTTAATGAATCGACTCAAAAAATTGAAGTCACTATTCCTCAGGCAGTAGCATTAGGAAGAATAAGATCTTTCAACGCTTATGACAAAAACGGAGTATTGATAGGCAGTCTGGTAACCACAAATTATACGGTTACGCAGTAACAAGAATATAAGATAAGATAACAACGCTCAATTCATATCGTCAATACTATATTCCCAATATTATAACCTCTTTATTCATACGGTGAGTATCTGAAATTACAGATACTCATTTACTTACATTCTGATTTCATGCTATGTTCTGCCTCTAAATGGTTAATTACACTAATCATATTTGCTTTAAGCGCTTGTAGCAAAGCAAAAGGTCCGGATACAGATCCTCCTGTTATTTCGGTAGAAAAAAGTCTGAGAGCGCAATATGAAGCCAGTTCATCCTTATGGCCCAAACCTGTGCTCGATGAAGGAATCCCGCTCCGGGAGCTGGCCCTCATGCCCGCCGGTCCTGTTGATCCTGTTGCTCAGCGTAAGGTTCTCGCTTTGGGCAAAGTCCTTTTCTTTGATCCGCGCATTGGTCGTGGGGACAATTCCTGCTCTTCCTGTCATAATCCTGCAACCTACTGGGTAGACCGAAAAAAAACGGCTGAAGGCATCGCTACACATCACCGCAATACGCCTTCTATGGAAAATGTGTGGTATGTCAACGGCAGACTCTTTCATGACGGCCGTGCGAAGACTTATTCGGAGCAGATTGCTGAGGCTATCGAATCTCCCATCGAAATGGGAGGCAATACCTATACACTACCGGCTAAGCTGTCTGCTGTAAAGGATTATCTTTCTCTCTTCAAAGAAGCATATGGAGACCAGGAGATAAACAGAGAGCGTATACTGGATGCTATTGCCGTATATTCCCAAAGTATAGTAAGCGGAGAAACAGCCTTCGATAAATTTCTGAAAGGTCAGTATACAGCGCTCAGTGACCAGCAAATCGAAGGTTTACATCTCTTTAGAACCAAAGGAAGATGCCTGAATTGCCATAACGGACCATTTATGACCGATCTGGAATATCACAATTTAGGATATGCAAAAGATCGTACCGGAGCTCTTGACAATGGTCGATTTGTAGCCACAGGTAAAGAGTCTGATAAAGGCAGGTTTCGGACAGCAGGTCTTCGTAATGTAGCACAAACCTATCCTTATATGCATAACGGCAGCGTGGCCACATTGGATGAAATACTGGATCTGCTGGGCCAGGGAATACCTCAGACAAACGGACAGCAAATCAATGGCGAACTATCCCCTCATATCAAAAATCTGCGTCTGACAAGTACAGAACGAAAAGCCATTATATCGTTTTTAGAATCCCTGACCAGTGAACAGCCGCAAACTGAAAGACCTCTGATACCGCAGTAATAAAACACAAAACCCCGAAGCAGTGAAGTTACGGGGTTCCATTGTCAACAGTAAAATACCATTGGACACATATATCTTAAGGATGCAAAAATATAATTATCAACCGATTATAAGAAAGATAAAATGTTAAAGTTTGTAAAAATCGAAAAAATTATAGCCATAATTCTACATACATGCGTGTAAAAAAATATACACTATAATCATGCTATCAAATCTAATCAGTAAATTAGTCTCTGAATTAACTAACTAAAGAAATACAGAAGATGCAAAAAATATACAAGTCACGGCAGCCATGTTATAATATATGGGGCAGATACCTGCTATTTCTTTTCCTTCCTGCTTTCTTTCTCACCAGCTGTAAGAAAGATAAAGATCCCGATCCGGAAGAAGAAGAGATTATATCACCAACTACAGGTACACGTACCCAATTTACCCTGGATTCGATCTTCCTGTATGCCCGTCATGTATATCTCTGGCAGGATGCCTTGCCGACATATCAGGACTTTGATCCTCGAGTGAGATACGGAAACATCAGCCCTGAATTTACTGCATATAAAAAAGAGCTGTTTGATATTACACAGTATAAAAAAAACAGTGCAGGTATTCCGTTTGAAAATCCGATCGGGGCAGGTGTTCCCAAATATTCCTATATTGAAAAAGGAACAGGCAGATCCGGATCTACTGCTGCTATCGCAGCGACTTCATCTCCTATACTCTATCAGAAAACCTGGCAGGAGGGGAATCAAAGTATAGGATATATTGCACTGGGCTCCTTCCCTCTTCTCAGCAGTTGTCAGGCAGCTCTGGATGAATCATTTGCCGCAATGGCAGCATTTGCACCTTCCAATCTGATTATTGACCTGCGAAGTAACGGAGGAGGTTATGTGGAGACAGCGACATACCTGACAAATCTGATTGGGTCTACTGCTCTCAACGGAAAGGTCATGTTCACCGAACAATTCAATCCGATCATGCAAAACGGTAAAGCTACTATACTCAAACATCAGGTCTATCTGGACGAACAAGGCAAGACAGTATCCTATCAGGGACGTGTAGCCACAATGGCAGATGTAAATTTTTCAGAAAAAGAAAATACAAAAATTTTTGAAAAGAAAGGAAAACTGGAATCTGTCAAAAACATCTATTTTATTGTCACCGGCAGAACAGCTTCAGCAAGTGAGTTAGTCATCAGCAGTCTGATGCCGTATTTCCCGGTGAAGCTGATCGGACAAAAAACATACGGTAAACCTGTTGGTTTCTTTGCTATAAATATCGATCAGTATAACCTTTATCTTGCCAGTTTTCTGATTCGCAATGCAAATGGCTGGTCAGACTATTTTAATGGCATACCGATAGATGTGACTATCACCGGTACTTCATCTCTGCCTCTGGGAGATCCGAATGAACCCTATCTGGCAGCAACACTGGATCTTATCAGCGGGAAGGTCAAATCATCCACTTCAGCGCGTTCAGCAACTACACAGAGCACACAAACGGAACAACAGGAGATTCCCTATGTGCCCATGATCAAAAGCGATCTGAAACTGAAACCTTTGAACTAATGCGAAAACTAAAAAAGCGAAATTCATAGATTAATAAGCAGAAATCAGCATACAACAGAAGGAATTAATACGAATATTTGTATTAAACCGTTAAACTAATAAAGAATATACCATGTTAAGTCAACATATCAAAGAATCTACCAAATCTGCACATCAGGCACTGGAAGGTACAGTGGTTCGACAAATGAAAACCATTCGTTCAGAAGCTGATTACGCGGACTTTTTAAACAACTTTTATATCTATTTCAATGCTATTGAAAAAGCAATCCTGCCTTACATCAGCAAGGATGTACTACACGATTATGCTGATCGCAGAAAATCGGATTACATCAAAGCAGATATTGAGTCACTGGGAGGAACTGTAGAAAACAGATCGGATATCAAAGTTCCGGAAATCAGCAATCCGTTGGAAGCATTAAGCGCATTGTATGTACTGGAAGGCTCTATCATGGGAGGCCCAATTATTGTACAGATGCTTAATAAATATGGTATACACAAAGGCACCTCCTTCTTCTCCGGATATGGTGAGGACACAGGCAAGATGTGGGGAATATTCACTGCAGCTCTAAATGCTCAGGGTGAAAACCCGGATACACATCCCA
Proteins encoded in this region:
- a CDS encoding cytochrome-c peroxidase, with the translated sequence MLCSASKWLITLIIFALSACSKAKGPDTDPPVISVEKSLRAQYEASSSLWPKPVLDEGIPLRELALMPAGPVDPVAQRKVLALGKVLFFDPRIGRGDNSCSSCHNPATYWVDRKKTAEGIATHHRNTPSMENVWYVNGRLFHDGRAKTYSEQIAEAIESPIEMGGNTYTLPAKLSAVKDYLSLFKEAYGDQEINRERILDAIAVYSQSIVSGETAFDKFLKGQYTALSDQQIEGLHLFRTKGRCLNCHNGPFMTDLEYHNLGYAKDRTGALDNGRFVATGKESDKGRFRTAGLRNVAQTYPYMHNGSVATLDEILDLLGQGIPQTNGQQINGELSPHIKNLRLTSTERKAIISFLESLTSEQPQTERPLIPQ
- a CDS encoding biliverdin-producing heme oxygenase, which translates into the protein MLSQHIKESTKSAHQALEGTVVRQMKTIRSEADYADFLNNFYIYFNAIEKAILPYISKDVLHDYADRRKSDYIKADIESLGGTVENRSDIKVPEISNPLEALSALYVLEGSIMGGPIIVQMLNKYGIHKGTSFFSGYGEDTGKMWGIFTAALNAQGENPDTHPKATEIANETFSRFGDVFNTTQVS
- a CDS encoding heme/hemin ABC transporter substrate-binding protein, giving the protein MTFIHKLLSCFLLFSCICSSVYGLPKRIITLSSALTETVYALGYGSTVVATDVTSVSPAAAGALPKVSKNRSVSAEVLIAYQPDLILAAEGDVSAGIIRQLKSAGIRFVTIKQIYSAKGAMNYVQAVAQALGDSNKGKTLASKLSKDMAEAQAAAQKNLKGRKPKVLFVYARGTGTMSVAGKGSSLDAIIELSGARNAVQEFADFKPYTTESLVKANPDIILMFDFGVSSLGGKDAVLKMPGMRVTEAGKNKRIIQMNGPLLINFSTRLPEAVAQLNKAIVASL
- a CDS encoding S41 family peptidase, which produces MQKIYKSRQPCYNIWGRYLLFLFLPAFFLTSCKKDKDPDPEEEEIISPTTGTRTQFTLDSIFLYARHVYLWQDALPTYQDFDPRVRYGNISPEFTAYKKELFDITQYKKNSAGIPFENPIGAGVPKYSYIEKGTGRSGSTAAIAATSSPILYQKTWQEGNQSIGYIALGSFPLLSSCQAALDESFAAMAAFAPSNLIIDLRSNGGGYVETATYLTNLIGSTALNGKVMFTEQFNPIMQNGKATILKHQVYLDEQGKTVSYQGRVATMADVNFSEKENTKIFEKKGKLESVKNIYFIVTGRTASASELVISSLMPYFPVKLIGQKTYGKPVGFFAINIDQYNLYLASFLIRNANGWSDYFNGIPIDVTITGTSSLPLGDPNEPYLAATLDLISGKVKSSTSARSATTQSTQTEQQEIPYVPMIKSDLKLKPLN
- a CDS encoding HmuY family protein: MEDKNLIMNELYPLHWFRKIGFGLLSLLFILSTSCSKNEDDPRPSLEDGKSTVVYDLPGDTEASMAGNVDGKEKRDFYTFLFRFRDKRQIWIKTKADSLQWLKSKDWDLAFTGPYNSEIYVNNANYEYNPGFGGQASNTAVVLVDQAYENVTAAPDDATFSKSEVNKIGWASSQGSYGWFRYSLDTHIMQALPNRTYILRLPDGKYAKLQLINAYKGNPPAVTNLNWPAPYYTFRYFVQQDGSKNLTTR
- a CDS encoding HmuY family protein; the encoded protein is MKSTTINSCIMTIQKTVWLPILVGFIFIGCSKSDTPQPDPEPEPPTAESMFNTIITVKNFGEALPQGSEPTTKQSPIYFSLESKQGINPDYKQTSRWDLSFDDIYRSFLNCNTPLRGGTGKGGILIVKQKFEDVTDVPADNLFRTGEKSYGTDDSGAFGEGLGWYLYDFGGTIKGGSDPRKAHVCYPIEGHTIIVRTANGNYAKVRIQSIYKDLLDPKDWYKDSPTPYFTFQYVLVKAGSKTFEIKK
- a CDS encoding TonB-dependent receptor, giving the protein MHQLVYSQQKLHINGYVADADGQLIPNATVTLLPDNKVVMTDEKGRFSFAELYEGTYKIRISCVGYKALEKELDLERRSLQQLKLIIEADETSLREVAIEQRIPSVDNLLRAEQAAMPVTVITRRQIELMGSRRLDEVMKEQTGVAVVNDISGGSRAVGVQMQGFSSNYVMVLIDGQPMLGRNNGNFDLSRISVTNIERIEIIKGASSCLYGSDALGGAINIITRHGALAPQANASILYGSLNIVDATLEAEAPFASQRGSVVVSGNYYRTDGFNSNSYMKDGTTLPPYSNYSFQGRTRYRLTKKGTVGFTARYAERHSTMINDWSDDLVNKDNQTDRDLNLAASYDHQFENGFRSMTRYYYTRYETQMDAEWVKQSALISAQKFGQQIHRIEQQFAYSPVSSVKLTGGLGGSLELMDNKELSEERSLNTAFGYIQAEWKTSDKLNTLAGIRYDRTNVYGGKASPSFGLQYNLSTNLLWKAGIGAGFKSPDYKMRYQAFFNPAANYLVLGTDVLKETLQAMENAGELSYKNSYVVNKIANNLQAEKSMSFNTGIVWQPQKRFKAEMSVFYHRIDNQINNVLVGSGTTIGQIYTYRNLPKAVNKGLELTLTTQLLSDLELSAGYQYLIAKDLSVLDSIRSGKWPFNQTINNPVTGESTPVTTKSYWGIEDRSRHMLNLKALYVYRPLDLSFNVRANIRGKYPFQEINGNQFIDKFDAFVPEHVLLNITIEKKLWNDRLSLRVIGDNILNFTHQYMPGQPGRVILGGVGYRWFKE